One genomic window of Candidatus Alcyoniella australis includes the following:
- a CDS encoding 50S ribosomal protein L25/general stress protein Ctc, with amino-acid sequence MNDRILNATRREAAGKGAARKLRNTGHVPAVIYGSKLKKASPLAIDSKQFIDLLRGGGQRALLKLVIEKDKELDGKTVIVKDMQVHPLTHRLLHIDLMEIRMDEKIQIEIPVQLNGKAMGLETGGVLQMGVRTIRVECLPANIPEQIEVDISSLDIGDSIHLEDIELPQGATSAEDSNPVLASVVVVRAVAEAAEGEEGAEGAEAAEGEKPAEATESKSKEEPKKEES; translated from the coding sequence ATGAACGATCGGATACTCAACGCCACTAGGCGCGAGGCCGCGGGCAAGGGCGCTGCCAGGAAGCTGCGCAACACCGGGCACGTACCGGCGGTGATATATGGCAGCAAGTTGAAAAAGGCGTCCCCGCTGGCGATCGATAGCAAGCAGTTCATCGATCTGCTGCGCGGCGGCGGACAGCGTGCCCTACTCAAGCTTGTGATCGAGAAGGACAAAGAGCTGGACGGCAAGACCGTAATCGTTAAAGACATGCAGGTCCATCCGCTGACCCATCGGTTGCTGCACATCGACCTGATGGAGATCCGGATGGACGAGAAGATCCAGATCGAGATCCCCGTGCAGCTTAACGGTAAGGCCATGGGCCTGGAGACCGGCGGCGTGTTGCAGATGGGGGTACGGACGATCCGTGTCGAGTGTCTGCCGGCCAATATTCCGGAGCAGATCGAAGTCGACATCTCAAGTCTCGATATCGGCGACTCGATCCACTTGGAAGACATCGAGCTGCCCCAGGGCGCAACGTCGGCCGAGGACAGCAATCCGGTTCTCGCGTCGGTGGTCGTGGTACGCGCCGTGGCCGAGGCCGCTGAGGGCGAAGAGGGCGCCGAGGGCGCGGAGGCCGCGGAGGGCGAAAAGCCTGCCGAGGCGACCGAGTCCAAATCCAAAGAGGAGCCCAAGAAAGAGGAATCCTGA
- a CDS encoding ribose-phosphate pyrophosphokinase — MELQVFTGTANRPLAKSICEHLGIKLGKAMVRPFPDSETEVVIDESVRGNDTFVIQSTCRPANKTLMELLIMIDALKRASASRITAVIPYFGYARQDRKVASRAPITAKLVADLITAAGANRVLTCDLHAGQIQGFFNLPVDNLYASTVFLNMIGERINEPIVAVSPDAGGVKRARYVAQRFSHGGDLAIIDKRRDGPGSSEVMNIVGQVKGRICILIDDIADSAGTLCTAAQALKREGAKEIYAFATHPVLSGKAAARIKASPMQKLYATDTIPLLRESKQLKKIDVLSVAGLFAKAIDHIHNGESVSILFEGVEAIN; from the coding sequence ATGGAACTCCAGGTTTTTACCGGCACTGCCAACAGACCGTTGGCGAAATCAATCTGCGAACATCTGGGAATCAAGCTGGGCAAGGCTATGGTCCGACCGTTCCCCGATAGCGAGACCGAAGTGGTGATCGACGAGAGCGTGCGCGGCAACGACACGTTCGTAATCCAGTCGACCTGCCGGCCGGCCAACAAGACGCTGATGGAACTGCTGATCATGATCGACGCGCTCAAGCGCGCCAGCGCTTCGCGGATTACCGCGGTCATCCCGTACTTCGGCTACGCGCGCCAGGATCGCAAGGTCGCCTCGCGCGCACCGATCACGGCCAAGCTGGTGGCCGACCTGATCACCGCAGCCGGGGCCAATCGCGTGCTGACCTGCGATTTGCACGCCGGTCAGATCCAGGGTTTCTTCAACCTGCCGGTAGACAACCTCTACGCCTCGACAGTCTTTCTCAATATGATCGGGGAGCGGATCAACGAGCCGATCGTCGCGGTCAGCCCGGACGCCGGAGGCGTCAAGCGCGCGCGCTATGTTGCGCAACGCTTCAGCCACGGCGGCGACCTGGCGATCATCGACAAGCGCCGCGATGGCCCGGGATCGAGCGAGGTGATGAACATCGTCGGCCAGGTCAAGGGCCGCATTTGTATCCTGATCGACGACATTGCCGACAGCGCAGGCACGCTGTGCACCGCGGCCCAGGCGCTCAAGCGCGAGGGGGCCAAGGAGATCTACGCCTTTGCCACTCACCCCGTACTCTCGGGCAAGGCCGCGGCGCGGATCAAGGCCTCACCGATGCAAAAGCTTTACGCGACCGATACGATTCCCCTACTGCGCGAGTCTAAGCAGCTAAAGAAGATCGATGTGCTCAGCGTGGCCGGACTGTTCGCCAAAGCCATCGATCACATTCACAACGGGGAATCGGTCAGCATCCTGTTCGAGGGAGTCGAAGCTATCAATTAA
- the pth gene encoding aminoacyl-tRNA hydrolase, with the protein MKIICGLGNPGEKYAGTRHNAGFLALNALAGKLGVEFSRVRFNARCAEAHHGKEKLILLKPRTYMNLSGRSAAAAVGFYNLDPSELFVIHDDLDLPTGAVRLKLGGGSGGHKGLNSIVGDLGADGFVRVRIGIGRPQGSIDPADYVLQRPGADQLELIETAAERAAEALLTTLDKGLNAAMNVYNRSQGGTVANDPETFDQGAQQ; encoded by the coding sequence ATGAAGATCATCTGCGGCCTGGGCAATCCCGGTGAGAAATATGCCGGGACGCGACATAACGCGGGATTTCTCGCGCTCAACGCCCTGGCCGGGAAGCTTGGAGTAGAGTTTTCAAGGGTTCGTTTCAACGCGCGCTGCGCTGAAGCGCACCACGGTAAAGAGAAGTTGATTTTGCTTAAACCGCGCACATACATGAACCTCTCTGGCCGCAGCGCCGCCGCGGCCGTGGGGTTTTACAACCTCGACCCTTCAGAGCTGTTCGTGATTCACGATGACCTCGACCTGCCGACCGGCGCGGTGCGGCTCAAGCTCGGCGGCGGCAGCGGCGGACACAAAGGTCTGAATTCGATTGTCGGAGATCTGGGAGCGGACGGCTTCGTCCGTGTGCGCATCGGCATCGGTCGTCCCCAAGGGTCGATCGATCCGGCCGACTACGTGCTGCAACGCCCCGGGGCCGACCAGCTCGAGCTGATCGAAACGGCCGCGGAGCGCGCTGCCGAGGCGCTGCTCACGACCCTGGACAAGGGATTGAACGCGGCGATGAATGTATACAACCGGTCCCAAGGGGGGACCGTGGCAAATGATCCGGAGACATTCGACCAAGGAGCTCAGCAATGA
- the spoVG gene encoding septation regulator SpoVG gives MEITKVKVFPVGEEKLKAFVSITFDDEFIVRDLKIIQGNKGLFVAMPSKKRKDGTYTETAHPLNNEMRERIEAAVFEAYYQALQEEGASNLAGQE, from the coding sequence ATGGAGATCACCAAGGTCAAAGTGTTTCCGGTCGGAGAGGAGAAGCTCAAGGCTTTCGTGTCGATCACGTTTGATGACGAGTTCATCGTGCGCGATCTCAAGATCATTCAGGGGAATAAGGGCCTGTTTGTTGCGATGCCGTCGAAGAAGCGTAAAGACGGCACCTATACAGAAACGGCGCATCCCCTGAACAACGAGATGCGGGAACGCATCGAGGCGGCAGTATTCGAGGCCTATTACCAGGCGCTGCAAGAGGAAGGGGCCTCGAACCTGGCTGGACAGGAGTAG
- a CDS encoding 4-(cytidine 5'-diphospho)-2-C-methyl-D-erythritol kinase, with protein sequence MIDTRPDRRHDQIVITTRTGPLTAPAKINLRLQVVGRRPDGYHELEMLNFPLSLHDTLWIEPVEGGIEAVCDVQGVPNGPSNLAARAARCFFEAVGVNQGLKIEIDKRIPVLAGLGGGSSDAASVLLALNSAADRPLGSTELNSLARSIGADVPFFLEQKPCWAGGIGEVLTPLQDWPQMHIVLVKPDFGVSTAWAFEQWRGGLTSRGLQVNLPLSFPDWESLVPFVRNDLEKYVSERHRQVRRIRGMLFELGALHASMTGSGPTVFGVFSSCETAAEAKAKIESQSEGLWSEYTTTNLHR encoded by the coding sequence TTGATTGACACTCGGCCGGACCGGCGGCATGATCAAATTGTGATCACAACACGGACAGGCCCCCTAACGGCTCCGGCTAAGATCAACCTGCGCCTGCAAGTGGTCGGTCGCCGTCCTGACGGTTACCACGAGCTGGAGATGCTCAATTTTCCGCTATCGCTGCACGATACGCTGTGGATCGAGCCGGTCGAAGGCGGGATTGAGGCGGTCTGCGACGTCCAGGGCGTGCCCAACGGGCCGAGCAACCTGGCTGCGCGGGCGGCTCGATGTTTTTTCGAGGCCGTGGGAGTCAACCAGGGACTGAAGATCGAGATCGACAAGCGGATCCCAGTCCTGGCCGGCCTGGGTGGAGGCAGCTCGGATGCGGCGAGTGTGCTGCTGGCGCTCAACAGCGCGGCCGACCGGCCGCTGGGCTCGACCGAACTCAACTCGCTGGCCCGCTCCATCGGAGCGGATGTGCCTTTTTTTCTTGAGCAAAAACCCTGCTGGGCCGGAGGGATCGGGGAGGTTCTGACCCCGTTGCAAGACTGGCCGCAGATGCATATCGTATTGGTCAAGCCCGACTTCGGAGTGAGCACGGCTTGGGCCTTCGAGCAATGGCGCGGGGGATTGACATCCAGGGGGCTGCAAGTTAACTTACCGCTCTCTTTTCCGGATTGGGAATCGTTGGTTCCCTTTGTACGGAATGATTTGGAGAAATACGTCTCGGAGCGCCACCGGCAGGTGCGTCGTATCCGAGGAATGCTCTTTGAATTAGGGGCCCTCCACGCATCGATGACCGGTAGTGGTCCTACGGTCTTCGGCGTCTTTTCCTCGTGTGAAACAGCTGCCGAGGCCAAGGCTAAAATTGAATCGCAGTCCGAAGGTCTGTGGAGCGAATACACGACCACGAACTTGCATAGATGA